In the genome of Deltaproteobacteria bacterium, one region contains:
- a CDS encoding glycoside hydrolase family 5 protein produces MVSAYPIAKSYNTLNLVFYRATFKQSGTVKHWISRINSFLFFVSLTVGCARHAIADTGDNVGAPTGKPSPAFPLTTKGRWIVDQKGQRVKLHGTNWYGGSDGWSVVGGLDHNSVAKVVKLIRELGFNSVRLPFSNAMLHMTETSAEAIKANPQLAGKSPLEVFDATVAELSAQGIYVVLNNHTTSSVWCCGWDTNALWFNDDQSTEQFMADWEAIIARYKNNPWVIGADLRNEIRSGPTGEPNWGHGDDRDWHKISEILGNRLLRINPDLLIIVEGLNYATDFSGLATKPVQLSLPNHVIYSPHNYSWFGGDLKKLNYESMRDGLDKGWGFIFKGKNGLQAPVWVSEFGAGPKDDPKWLNYFVRYLRENDLDWCMWPLNNGVRGGNGSVEEWGVITPDWQRRLTDWRTKVLDTIQK; encoded by the coding sequence ATAGTGAGTGCCTATCCGATTGCGAAAAGTTACAACACTCTAAATCTCGTTTTTTATCGCGCAACTTTTAAGCAGAGTGGCACCGTGAAGCATTGGATCAGTAGAATCAACTCGTTCCTTTTTTTTGTTAGTTTGACCGTTGGCTGTGCCCGCCATGCAATTGCCGATACAGGTGATAACGTCGGCGCGCCGACGGGCAAACCATCACCGGCATTCCCCCTCACTACCAAGGGGCGTTGGATCGTCGACCAAAAGGGGCAGCGGGTCAAACTTCACGGCACCAACTGGTACGGAGGCTCTGACGGCTGGAGCGTGGTAGGAGGGCTTGACCACAACTCCGTGGCTAAAGTCGTTAAGCTTATCAGGGAGCTTGGCTTCAACTCGGTGCGCCTACCCTTTTCCAATGCGATGCTACATATGACGGAAACCTCAGCAGAGGCCATCAAAGCCAATCCGCAACTAGCAGGCAAATCCCCACTAGAAGTTTTTGATGCCACCGTCGCTGAACTCAGCGCGCAGGGTATCTATGTCGTTCTGAATAACCACACTACATCATCCGTTTGGTGCTGCGGCTGGGACACTAACGCTTTGTGGTTCAATGACGACCAAAGCACCGAGCAGTTCATGGCTGACTGGGAGGCGATCATTGCGCGTTATAAAAACAATCCGTGGGTCATTGGCGCCGATCTCCGTAATGAAATACGTTCGGGACCAACCGGCGAACCCAACTGGGGTCATGGTGACGACCGTGATTGGCACAAAATATCGGAAATTTTGGGCAATCGGCTCTTGCGCATCAACCCGGACCTGCTAATCATCGTCGAGGGCCTTAACTACGCCACTGACTTCTCGGGGCTGGCGACTAAACCGGTTCAGTTATCCTTGCCCAATCATGTCATTTACTCACCCCACAACTATTCATGGTTTGGTGGCGACCTCAAAAAGCTAAACTACGAATCGATGCGAGACGGCCTCGACAAAGGGTGGGGATTTATCTTCAAGGGGAAAAATGGTCTTCAAGCGCCGGTGTGGGTCAGTGAATTTGGCGCTGGCCCTAAAGACGATCCCAAGTGGCTCAACTACTTCGTCCGCTATCTTAGGGAAAATGACTTGGACTGGTGCATGTGGCCGCTAAATAACGGAGTGCGTGGTGGTAACGGTAGCGTCGAAGAGTGGGGCGTGATCACTCCCGATTGGCAGCGTCGTCTCACGGACTGGCGGACTAAGGTTTTGGATACGATTCAGAAATGA